The Pecten maximus unplaced genomic scaffold, xPecMax1.1, whole genome shotgun sequence genomic sequence CTTTCTTTGAGCTCAGACAGGTAGTTGCCAATATGTATCAATTATACACACAAATCTATGTGAGATAACTTCACTACTTCACATTAGATTCTAATAATAGGAGGTTTTGCAGGTACTTTGATGAAACTTCTTTTCTGTGAAGCGTTGGAATAAAATCTGAATATAACCAACACAGAAATCACTTGCCTCTCCGGAGATGACTTCTTGAGCTTTAATATGTCTGTTTAAACCATTAAACTCTTCCCAGTCTATCTTCATGTTTGGGTCCTTCGAGGATCTCATCAGTATTCCTTCTTTAATACCATAAAATCCGACAGGTTCCGAAGGTCTCTGCCATCTCAGATCAAAACTCCACCTTATCTGTTTGGACATGTTTGGAAGGCTAAAAAAGAGTTTGAAAGAAAAGTCTTTTTAAGGCATATCTACAACACATTTCCAAAATTAATTCTTGTGAAAACAATAGATTTCCTGATTTATTAATCAGCAGTATCAATATTCATATCTTTATCTTTATATTTAAGTATTGATGTCAATATTCTTTAGTTTCATCTGAATATGaaaatttttttgtttgcaaactatGAATCTGcgtaaaaaaacatttttcatacccctatgaaactaaaacacAATTGACATCAacacttataattaatttttgaaaataattttttaatttaaaacatgtttaatgtaaaattttactggttttaaatgagattcattttctcaaattaatacgcaacgtcaattgtcgtattgtgacgtcacatttttcgcacCATTCTCGGAATTTTCTTCATaatggtatgaaaaaaaaaaaatctcaaccaatcagaaagccacattctgcgtacaaacaatggaaaattaattataagtgtATGATTGTTCTTTTTACAATTTTTCCAGCTTACatcattatgatattttactttCCGAATAAAACATCTTTACAGATATTATAAGTCTCACCTCCGATGTGGTATGAGGTTGTTGAAGAGAAGCATTCCTCTGTAGGGTATGGGGCAAATCTGTATGTCATTATCAACATCTATGTCTGTGGGCAAAACACAAACATTTGTCAAACTTATAAGAAGCGATCAACTGAAACTGTTTT encodes the following:
- the LOC117320745 gene encoding uncharacterized protein LOC117320745 → MAGKGHKTGKIATHQCCHGGTWYVMLEEEEMKKTLDIDVDNDIQICPIPYRGMLLFNNLIPHRSLPNMSKQIRWSFDLRWQRPSEPVGFYGIKEGILMRSSKDPNMKIDWEEFNGLNRHIKAQEVISGEKTEEFDTTIQGPWMKKWEIVHVNHHVNAHRQQEGDPSKWTKA